A section of the Chelmon rostratus isolate fCheRos1 chromosome 16, fCheRos1.pri, whole genome shotgun sequence genome encodes:
- the LOC121619810 gene encoding uncharacterized protein LOC121619810, whose amino-acid sequence MPLKAKPATQTPRPTPPASTPPRSGSPPCSHGAAGTDGSGTPPCPDFKAELLSSLRVEMAAIFKTELQAALTKNLSNIKTELRAVKSELSDNIKNIQSDVCALKGTVGEMEISLSSCTDDITTLQAKVEHLSSELTRLDNKCEDLEARSRRNKIRLVGIPEDFPTSSTATAISSLLKEALRLEKEPLVDRAHRTPQPKPRPGERPCPIIARLHYHMDCVDILRRARAQQRIKIGDTSFSIFPDHTPRTARARAAFNDVRRQLREIPGIRFGLLYPARLRVTHNGAEKDFKSPEEASAFIRSLNVQGK is encoded by the coding sequence ATGCCTCTGAAAGCTAAACCAGCTACACAAACACCGCGGCCTACCCCACCTGCCTCAACCCCGCCTCGTAGTGGCTCCCCCCCCTGCTCGCACGGAGCCGCGGGCACTGACGGCAGCGGCACCCCTCCCTGCCCCGACTTTAAGGCCGAGCTGCTATCGTCTCTCCGTGTCGAGATGGCGGCTATTTTCAAAACCGAGCTACAAGCGGCCCTGACCAAGAATTTGTCAAACATCAAGACTGAGCTACGGGCAGTGAAGTCCGAGTTATctgacaacattaaaaacatccaGTCTGATGTGTGCGCTCTGAAGGGCACCGTCGGAGAAATGGAAATATCGCTTTCCTCCTGCACTGACGACATCACCACATTGCAAGCCAAAGTAGAGCACCTGTCATCAGAACTGACACGACTGGACAATAAATGCGAGGATTTAGAGGCGAGATCCCGGCGCAATAAAATTCGGTTGGTGGGAATTCCTGAGGATTTTCCTACCTCTTCTACTGCTACAGCTATTTCTTCTCTGCTCAAGGAGGCACTGAGGCTTGAGAAAGAGCCTCTCGTGGACCGCGCTCATCGCACTCCCCAGCCGAAGCCGAGACCAGGTGAGCGCCCCTGCCCCATTATAGCTCGTCTGCACTATCATATGGACTGTGTTGACATACTGCGCCGAGCCAGGGCTCAGCAACGGATCAAGATTGGAGACACGAGCTTCTCTATCTTCCCCGACCACACTCCGAGGACGGCTCGTGCCCGAGCCGCCTTCAATGATGTCCGGCGCCAGCTTCGTGAGATACCGGGGATACGTTTTGGGCTGCTCTACCCGGCGCGCCTCCGGGTCACACACAACGGTGCAGAGAAGGACTTTAAATCACCAGAAGAAGCCAGCGCGTTCATCAGGTCGCTGAACGTGCAAGGGAAATGA